The region CAGCTCGGTCTGGAGGTCAATAAAACTGTGAGGATGTGCGCTGGCGGTGAAGCTGATAACCGCCAAAAATAACGCCATCGCACTTTGTTTAACTGTTTGCATCAATTCCTCACGTCAAAAATTCTGTGATGTTCCCCAGCAATCCTGAGTGAAAGGCCTGCCGGCGCGCTTTTCAGCGCTCATCCTTTAGCTATTCTTATCAAACATTCACACTGGATACCCGACAGATGATGACGACGCTTGAAATTCCATCTGTGCTTTCCAGTTCGCAGCGCCGCTGCCAGGTGCTTTTGATGCTTTACCTGCCCGATGCTGCCGTCACCGCACAGAGCATAATTGCTGCCAACGGGGTGGACGACGCGATGGCACGGCAAGATATAGCCGAGACGCGCGATGAAATCCAGCGCTATCACCGGCTGGACATCGTCACGCACCACGACGGCAGCTACCGGATTGAAGGCACAGCCCTGAATCAGCGTTTATGCCTGCTGCACTGGCTGCGCCGGGCGCTGCGGCTTTGTCCGCAGTTTGTCTCGCACCAGTTTACCCCCGCATTAAAAACCGCGCTTAAACAACACGGCATTGCGCGGCCGCTTTACGATGATGCGAACCTGCGGGCGCTGATCGGCTTCTGCTCCCGCAAGCTGCAGCGCCAGTTTGAATGCCGCGACGTCCAGTTTTTACAGCTCTATCTGCAATACTGTCTTATTCAGCACCAGCTCGGGAATACGCCGCAGTTTTCTCACGTTCAGCGCAGCTGGACCCAGTCGAGAGGGGAGTATTTTACGGCCCAGGAGATCGTGCGTCACTGGAGACGTCGCGTGCCGCAGGGTGCGCACGGGGATGAACAGCTATTTCTGGCGCTGCTGTTTATGATGCTCCGCACGCCCGATCCGGTGCTCGATAAACACCAGCAGGATCAGCGCTTGCGTCGGGCCATCGTGCGCATGGTCGCCCGTTTTCGCTCGCAGACCGGGATGAACTTCAGCGATGAACAAGGGCTGACCGATCAGCTATATATCCATCTGGCTCAGGCGCTGGACCGCTCGCTGTTTGAGATCGGCATCGACAATAGCCTGCCGGAGGAGATCCATCGCCTCTATCCCCGGCTGTTACGCACCACAAAGGAAGCGCTGTTTGAGCTGGAGTCGGAGTTTGGGCTACGTTTTTCAGATGAAGAGATGAGTCTTGTCGCGGTGATTTTCGGTGCCTGGCTGATGCAGGAGACCGATCTGCACGAAAAACAGGTGATCCTGCTGACGGGAGACGATAAAGCCACCGAGGACCTGATTGAACAGCAGCTTCGCGAGCTGACGCTGCTGCCGCTCAACATTCGCTATCTGACGCTGCAGGCTTTCCAGAAAGAGGGGGCACCGCGCGAAGCCGCGCTGGTTATCACCCCCTACCCTACCGTCCTGCCGCTGTTCTCGCCGCCGCTGATACATGCCGTTGAGACATTGAACGCGCAGCAGCAAGAACATATTCGCGCCATGCTGGAATCATAGCGAGGCGCGAGCGGCCACTTTAGGACGAACAACGATGGCGGGTAAGGCGACCAGCGCCATCACCCAGAAGACCCCATGCCCCAGATGCTGGTAGAGGAACCCCGCAAAGACCGTCATGATCGCGATACTGCCCCCCATCGCGACCGCCGAATAGACGGCCTGCAGGCGAATAACGTCTCCGCCCTCGCGCGCTGCGATATAGCGCATGGCCGCCAGATGGCACACGGTAAAGGTGCCGCAGTGAAGGATTTGCGCCACTATCAGCCATGGCAGATCGGTCGTCCAG is a window of Enterobacter cloacae complex sp. ECNIH7 DNA encoding:
- the csiE gene encoding stationary phase inducible protein CsiE yields the protein MMTTLEIPSVLSSSQRRCQVLLMLYLPDAAVTAQSIIAANGVDDAMARQDIAETRDEIQRYHRLDIVTHHDGSYRIEGTALNQRLCLLHWLRRALRLCPQFVSHQFTPALKTALKQHGIARPLYDDANLRALIGFCSRKLQRQFECRDVQFLQLYLQYCLIQHQLGNTPQFSHVQRSWTQSRGEYFTAQEIVRHWRRRVPQGAHGDEQLFLALLFMMLRTPDPVLDKHQQDQRLRRAIVRMVARFRSQTGMNFSDEQGLTDQLYIHLAQALDRSLFEIGIDNSLPEEIHRLYPRLLRTTKEALFELESEFGLRFSDEEMSLVAVIFGAWLMQETDLHEKQVILLTGDDKATEDLIEQQLRELTLLPLNIRYLTLQAFQKEGAPREAALVITPYPTVLPLFSPPLIHAVETLNAQQQEHIRAMLES